In one Solanum dulcamara chromosome 1, daSolDulc1.2, whole genome shotgun sequence genomic region, the following are encoded:
- the LOC129901382 gene encoding zinc finger BED domain-containing protein RICESLEEPER 4-like encodes MKRKAIESRSATWPHYDKLIEDGINKAKCKHCGKVLLADSTKNGKNGLNKHLKTFPKNPNKVNNFNFNYKQSNLNFPLEGEIRDGAIWTFDQEVSRRALVEMLILDKLPFCFVEKEGFKKFMKEIQPLFRVPTRRIVTRDCYVVFGEERQKFMKYLKETSPRVCLTT; translated from the coding sequence ATGAAGAGGAAAGCTATAGAATCAAGATCTGCTACTTGGCCGCATTATGATAAGCTCATAGAAGATGGAATTAATAAAGCAAAGTGCAAGCATTGTGGTAAAGTTCTCTTAGCTGATTCaactaaaaatggaaaaaatggactgaataaacatttgaaaacttttcctaaaaatccaaataaggttaacaatttcaatttcaattacaaacaatcaaatttaaactttCCATTAGAAGGTGAAATACGTGATGGGGCAATTTGGACTTTTGATCAAGAGGTATCTCGGAGGGCTTTAGTTGAGATGTTAATCCTTGATAAGCttcctttttgttttgttgaaaaggaaggttttaagaagtttatgaaagaaatccaACCTTTATTTCGAGTTCCAACCCGTAGAATAGTGACTAGGGATTGTTATGTAGTTTTTGGTGAAGAGAGAcaaaagtttatgaagtatttGAAAGAAACATCACCGAGAGTTTGTCTAACCACATAA